From the genome of Haloarcula limicola, one region includes:
- a CDS encoding DUF262 domain-containing protein — protein MPSPIGEKIIKFTGSASGENQIPVHALVNNITDRAITIEKKTLNAFFERNFRIPDYQRGYQWEEEQWEELWEEIDKLYTANGSSAEPTITDIFFGSMFFAEQDIDSIEEDDIEELYDIIDGQQRITTLTVLFKIIADHMHHHLNEGDLYADLGGEVTNVEELVYRDTGVGTEKNVSLIPNRHHESFFTAMLTGKEELLKYLVKCDRVHGNTKYDAIRVSEFLDAFDIDAETYLRAVDNDEFYPDGETGRPNLTNAQAGSVNDNGLLVEEGQESNVDETEDESGSEADEPPEINVNGDLARELLQNKVELSDENQNFIECYLYFDNKIANRLAEYDSDKEKIYSLINVTNYILHSFRVGYFEVQNNQPRLLMRIFEILNDRGMELKKADVMRTRIVACFRGDPERDAYVDKWENIVDEFGNDRIIKFLRTYFVTKGEANSRGELRDHLLEAFVQNPSESSDARLESHLTSTRDAKDFLDELSRYSKYYNDITDINNEGIDLGDSGNEAIEYEADRIIARLQKADTSIWEPLVLGFYHDIVENDITEQQRLKDLLRAIESMAIRKFASMDTHTRDRAYSSAITEYHKRGINGDVIESLTDIETDDPSAVGESLVEALYQSKWRKQWGKQILRKIVSENFSGSDSDMVLRRLNLNEDIVHLEHIFPQSPIRSGADDEYVWFKKFFKTHEGTEVGDMVESFIDDEADDTLEEIAEHYQNDIGNLTLLHYTGNLSIGNKLFDEKARTYKATTDFCEMTTSTYICENLFFPYTGSLENYLQLEAGRNELDALNEADGDEQEEAVDWTNIRDRFDSEADSADELCEEINDKLAEQRKEMSDLADEWTYDTVTKNRAHLVEELCALIAFDDDEFADVDFEDLSEEITKTENDIITANFRRRMS, from the coding sequence GTGCCATCCCCAATTGGAGAGAAAATCATCAAGTTCACAGGGAGCGCAAGTGGCGAAAACCAGATTCCTGTTCACGCCCTTGTCAATAATATTACTGATCGAGCGATTACGATCGAGAAAAAAACTCTCAATGCCTTCTTCGAGCGGAACTTCCGGATTCCAGATTACCAGCGAGGTTATCAGTGGGAAGAAGAGCAGTGGGAGGAATTATGGGAAGAAATAGACAAACTATACACAGCGAACGGTAGCTCGGCAGAGCCAACAATTACCGATATTTTCTTCGGTTCGATGTTTTTCGCGGAGCAAGACATCGATAGCATAGAGGAAGATGATATCGAAGAGCTATACGACATCATTGACGGCCAACAGCGGATCACGACCCTCACGGTGCTCTTCAAAATCATCGCAGATCACATGCACCACCATCTAAATGAGGGAGATCTTTATGCAGATCTGGGAGGCGAAGTCACGAATGTCGAAGAATTGGTCTACCGGGATACCGGTGTTGGAACAGAGAAAAACGTCTCACTTATCCCGAATCGCCATCATGAGTCGTTCTTTACTGCAATGTTGACTGGTAAGGAGGAATTGCTAAAATATCTCGTCAAATGTGACCGGGTTCATGGGAACACGAAATATGACGCAATCAGAGTTAGTGAATTCCTGGATGCATTTGATATTGACGCGGAAACGTATCTTCGTGCTGTTGATAATGATGAATTCTACCCTGATGGGGAAACTGGTCGCCCAAATCTAACGAATGCGCAAGCAGGAAGCGTCAATGATAATGGACTGCTCGTAGAGGAAGGCCAAGAAAGTAACGTCGATGAAACGGAAGACGAATCTGGGTCTGAAGCAGACGAGCCACCTGAAATTAATGTAAATGGCGACCTCGCTCGAGAGTTGCTACAGAACAAAGTCGAATTATCCGACGAAAATCAAAACTTTATCGAGTGCTATCTGTACTTTGATAACAAAATTGCTAATCGGCTTGCTGAATACGACAGCGATAAAGAAAAAATATATTCTCTGATTAATGTTACGAACTACATTCTCCACTCTTTCCGCGTCGGATACTTCGAAGTCCAGAATAATCAGCCCCGACTTCTAATGAGGATATTCGAGATTCTAAATGATCGGGGTATGGAACTTAAGAAAGCAGATGTTATGCGTACCCGAATTGTTGCGTGCTTCCGAGGTGATCCTGAACGAGATGCCTACGTAGACAAGTGGGAAAATATTGTCGACGAGTTCGGGAACGACCGTATCATCAAATTCCTCCGTACGTACTTCGTTACAAAGGGTGAGGCTAACTCGCGGGGAGAATTGAGAGACCACCTTCTTGAGGCATTCGTTCAGAATCCCAGCGAGAGTTCTGACGCGAGGCTTGAAAGTCACCTCACGTCAACGCGTGATGCCAAGGACTTTCTTGATGAGTTGAGCCGATATTCGAAGTATTACAACGACATCACAGACATCAATAATGAAGGCATAGACCTAGGTGACAGCGGAAATGAGGCGATCGAGTATGAGGCTGATCGGATCATTGCTAGACTTCAGAAAGCCGATACCAGCATCTGGGAACCATTGGTACTCGGGTTCTATCACGATATCGTTGAAAATGATATTACCGAGCAGCAGCGATTGAAGGACCTTCTTCGGGCCATTGAGTCGATGGCGATACGAAAATTTGCCTCGATGGATACCCACACCAGAGACCGTGCTTACTCATCAGCTATTACGGAGTATCATAAGAGAGGAATTAATGGCGACGTAATCGAGTCACTTACCGATATCGAAACGGATGACCCGAGCGCTGTCGGCGAGTCGCTTGTTGAAGCACTTTACCAGTCCAAATGGCGAAAACAGTGGGGTAAGCAAATACTCCGGAAAATCGTCTCTGAGAATTTCTCCGGGAGTGACTCTGACATGGTCCTGCGTCGATTGAATTTAAACGAAGATATCGTCCACCTCGAACATATCTTCCCACAATCGCCGATACGATCTGGCGCAGACGACGAGTACGTGTGGTTCAAGAAATTCTTCAAAACACATGAAGGCACAGAAGTTGGAGACATGGTCGAGTCGTTCATAGACGATGAGGCTGACGACACGCTGGAAGAAATCGCTGAACATTACCAGAACGATATTGGAAACCTGACACTATTACATTATACTGGGAATCTGAGCATAGGAAACAAACTCTTCGACGAGAAAGCCCGTACCTACAAAGCTACGACCGATTTCTGTGAGATGACCACGAGTACTTACATCTGTGAGAATCTTTTCTTCCCGTATACTGGTTCACTCGAGAACTACCTTCAGTTAGAAGCAGGGCGTAACGAACTGGACGCGCTTAATGAAGCCGATGGAGATGAGCAAGAGGAAGCGGTAGACTGGACAAATATTCGGGATCGCTTTGATAGTGAGGCCGACTCGGCCGACGAACTCTGCGAAGAGATTAATGACAAGTTGGCGGAGCAGAGAAAGGAGATGAGTGACCTAGCAGATGAGTGGACATACGATACTGTCACGAAGAATAGAGCTCACCTCGTCGAAGAGCTATGTGCTCTGATCGCATTCGATGACGATGAGTTCGCGGATGTTGACTTTGAGGATCTGTCCGAGGAGATAACCAAAACTGAAAACGACATCATCACTGCCAACTTCCGAAGACGGATGAGCTGA
- a CDS encoding transcriptional regulator produces the protein MQLPIDDRILEILSESSLILSPAVIAINIDKSRDEVNRRLSVLTKNDYVERVKRGYYRISSDGEGYLHGDG, from the coding sequence ATGCAGTTGCCCATTGACGACAGAATTCTGGAGATTTTGTCGGAATCCAGCCTTATACTGTCGCCTGCAGTGATTGCTATTAACATCGACAAATCGCGGGATGAAGTGAATCGAAGACTCTCTGTATTGACAAAGAACGATTATGTCGAGCGTGTGAAACGCGGGTACTACAGGATTAGCTCCGACGGAGAGGGGTATCTTCACGGAGATGGATAG
- a CDS encoding helix-turn-helix transcriptional regulator, with amino-acid sequence MSNDDNTSIEESTDWTDLTGFQRDLLVAINRIETRDDDSEPYGLGLRAELEELGYDRVNHGRIYPNLDTLVEAELVEKTELDDRTNSYTLTGEGVSMLQRRARQLAELCDLPVAIAMDGGREIEEWHHCVCGARYRSRSAALRCCGDRFGGEQA; translated from the coding sequence ATGAGTAACGACGACAACACTTCGATAGAGGAGAGTACCGACTGGACCGACCTGACTGGCTTTCAGCGCGACCTGCTGGTGGCTATCAACCGTATCGAGACACGCGACGACGATTCCGAGCCCTACGGCCTGGGTCTCCGCGCCGAGCTGGAAGAACTCGGATACGACCGCGTGAACCACGGCCGGATTTACCCGAACCTCGACACGCTCGTCGAGGCGGAACTGGTCGAGAAGACGGAGCTGGACGACCGGACGAACAGCTACACGCTGACTGGCGAGGGCGTCAGTATGCTCCAGCGCCGAGCGCGTCAGCTAGCAGAGCTGTGTGACTTGCCCGTGGCGATCGCTATGGACGGCGGCCGCGAGATCGAGGAGTGGCACCACTGTGTCTGCGGCGCTCGGTACCGTTCTCGGTCGGCGGCACTTCGTTGCTGTGGGGATCGGTTTGGAGGTGAACAGGCGTGA